In the genome of Candidatus Cloacimonadota bacterium, the window TGTGACTTGAGATGAACACACTGGATATAGCCCATTCCCCGTAGGCTTCTTCCATACTTGCTGGCAGGTTTCCTGGCTTGCAGCGGGTGCGCGATGCGCGTCTTAATGCCTTCCCATCGTTTCGACAGTGGCAAATAAACCTTTCGTGCTGCTTACAGTGGCGGAGACCGCTTCCGATTATCAACGGAATTCCCTATTACCTTTTGTTAAGCACCATCAAGTCACAGTTACACAGAAAAAGCCCCTATGAAATAGTCAAGATATTCCTTAGTTATGCTTCTAAAAATCAGCTCTGCTCCCCCTCAGGATCAAGTGGTGCCGAAGCTGATATCATCGGGTTATCATCGGGTGAGCACTCGATGATAACGGCTTGATATCAGGATAATGTATCGATGAAGTACAGGGGAAGTATTTGCAGGGATATCATGGAGCTAATCCATGCATCACAATATTCTTCGAAGACCTGAGATTGTCTTATTGTCGAAGGAACAAATTGGTTGTCAGTCTGTTACCCCAGAACCTTTCCCAGATTCATCAACTACCGGGCTATCTACACCACTCTGGCCGGAGCTTCTTTGCCTTGAATCACGGCAATGGCGTTGCGTGCGGCCATCATGCCCATTTCTTCTCTGGTCTCCATGCTGGCAGAACCGATATGGGGCAGGATCACCACGTTGGATAATCGTTTCAAATCTGCCGGAATCTCGGGTTCATCTTCATAAACATCCAAGCCTGCAGCCCAGATCCAGCCCTCGCTCAGGGCTTTGATCAGTATCTTCTCATCAACGATCGCTCCACGAGCGGTATTGATCAGGATGGCACCCGGTTTCATCGCTTTTAGCTCTTTCTCTCCGATCAGATGCCGTGTTACGGAGCTAAGCGGCAAATGCAGACTAAGGATATCCGATTCCCGGAGCAGGGTTTCAAAATCTACATACTGTGCCGGGATATTCAGTTCCTTTATCTGAGGTCCATGATAGATTACCTTCATGCCAAAACCTACTGCACGACGCGCCACAGCCTGTCCAATGCGTCCCATACCCAAGATTCCCAGTGTCTTATGATGCACATCTTTTCCCAAAAAGAGCAGCGGTTCCCAACCCACAAATTTCCCTTCCCGGGTATATTTATCGCTCTGCGGGATACAGCGGGCACTCGCCATGATCAGTGCCCAGGCAAGATCAGCTGTACTTTCGGTCAAAACTCCTGGAGTGTTGCATACTGCTATGCCTCTGGCTTTGGCAGCCTCCAGATCAATGTTGTTGTAGCCTACAGCATAATTTGCGATCACCTTCAACTTATCTGTTGCTTCGATCAAACTTCTATCGATTGTGTCGGACAAGAGGCACACTAATGCGTCTTTCCCGGTAATATGCTCTTTCATTTCATGAGCTAGCATCGCTCTTTCAGAGGTATTGGCATGCACTTCAAAGGCTTCCTTGAGCTTTTCCATCGCTTTCTGGGGCAAGAGACGGGTGAGCAGCAATTTTGGTTTACTGGCATCGGGAT includes:
- a CDS encoding D-glycerate dehydrogenase, giving the protein MKASEIQEDNSGIVEILNPDASKPKLLLTRLLPQKAMEKLKEAFEVHANTSERAMLAHEMKEHITGKDALVCLLSDTIDRSLIEATDKLKVIANYAVGYNNIDLEAAKARGIAVCNTPGVLTESTADLAWALIMASARCIPQSDKYTREGKFVGWEPLLFLGKDVHHKTLGILGMGRIGQAVARRAVGFGMKVIYHGPQIKELNIPAQYVDFETLLRESDILSLHLPLSSVTRHLIGEKELKAMKPGAILINTARGAIVDEKILIKALSEGWIWAAGLDVYEDEPEIPADLKRLSNVVILPHIGSASMETREEMGMMAARNAIAVIQGKEAPARVV